The Haematobia irritans isolate KBUSLIRL chromosome 1, ASM5000362v1, whole genome shotgun sequence DNA segment ggctacctacagattatttccctttttattataagttggagtgtttttcctcacattgaaaattttagataaagtagaataaaaagtagttaatataatccttgacgggtgtatatcattttttatagattcctcataaatttggtatatatgttaccttaaattatagatataattccaactaatcaataaacgtgctactggaaaatgaagtgagaagagagtaatgaaatcattgcatcatgtgagggagtctttagagacattttgtgtatatgattgtttgttattgcgtcatttatgctgttgttggttgttttgattctagagacaatggaatgttgattgtgtgttgttggtattttttgtggtgagatttgttttcttgcaatagcgagatcagaaagggatcgtgtgtgtgtggagttgtttttctttacggcaggtatgtatcttttatgactatttgtgtctatgagttttattgctgcattcagttctgttgatgcatttatgaagtgcacacgtggttttaattttgcaaaattgtacttgCGGTATTATtggttattaatgaaaatacatttatttcgaaacattttagaaactgagaagtgaatgatgtgatgttaagagaaatcaaaaactctttttattgataaaaaaaaaacaaataacaaattaaggaactgtatatttctgtaaatagtttaaaattagtgcggatttttacatgagtggtaataggatgatctatatttattctacatctggatcacaggttggagatgcaaccattgttttgaatctatattttttatgttacagcaattcctacaggtgagtactaagttagagtttagccgctaaaattaaaaataaatccctaataaaagtataaaaattacgtcttcaacacaaatttaaatttaacttgatggagaatagcccaaaccaagttttttataaagattattttttatagtggATTACTAAAgcaaacttatcatgaaaattgcgattttagcctctaaactcgaacttaatatccaccttaaatactaaatgctatactgacaagtgaaaattatgtctaattttataatattttttatttcaaatatattctgggaataatttcaaaaacgtcctattagtccatggatatgattccaataatgtaccaactggatggatttttaaatgtggtaagtttttctataaacggtattttgttcgtttttaataaaaccaaaattccaatttattaaaaataattattttcacttgcaggtatacAGGTCttgtaattgtaattttttgaatattcttactgtttaatactaactaagctgatatccttatttgctctaggaaatactcttgtaaaccgtaagttaaaaatcaatatgaacggttgaatttgataatatttttcttatattttgtataactttgcaatttcagatgcttataagacaaatccgaccaacaaaagttagtcaaaatcgatgaaattggacaacaattcaatgaatatagcaacttatgccacatatatctttcatatggatagaaaacatggaaatttaaattaattagtttagtcctaataacatagaatattactcttttgaagaagcaattactaactaccgacaagtaactgcatccaacgtacgaataaaaatatttcctttattgtatatcataagccatagttttgtgtaatataataataattttttgaaataaaaacctagtggttatagaaaattgacttgttttgtacgaaaattttctttgttgtatataggcttgttgtacctttgattcctcaatttctctacttttttgaaaattatactgacaaacagtttatttcaaaccaatttcttgattcaggtttcccaaaaaattgttcatttttccggatggcaggaatattttgaatgagtgtaagtgcattcttcccacagcatagtaataatgaactaaaatacgatgcaatacatgaactaatttataagaaaatcatgaacttatctagatgaaaaaaatctttggcgccaaatcatggtcattcttactatgggttagttcatttttcataaaaaatagtaaacttttttttcggtgtattggAGTATATTTTCATATCttgtattaattatatataatgttTTATGGAAACATTctaaaaacttttccaatttcttGAAAACCGAACAAAGGAAATATCAACAACACccccacaccgaaaaaaatccgTTGCTAAACTAGCCCTAAAttcaacttatttttattgcaaacaaattatttgtttgaagttaaattttattattttttagaaattttccacagcccaatgaaattttccttttgttaagtacgtctcaaacattttataaactaaacgtgggtataaaattcaatgatcgtACACTGaagttcaatatgaaataacgcaaaataaaatgtacgattcccaaaaatagaagAATGAACTTCTGTGTGGTTaaattgaccatgatttggcgccaatgactttcttacttattttttgttaattttttttttcttgtatgagaggatgtaatttcgtgaactgcagttaaaaagtacaacagggcattaacatTTCCtggtttaacaacgctttgtgaaaatctcaaaatgtggagtataatttagttcaattttcgaacgagggagttcattcttgctataaaacagtttacttttttctgtgcagaaaaAAGACaatgaaattatatatataacgaattatttatagatttaactttattttagttcatgaaaattagttgttttcagttcaatttttcaaaatatgagaaaaattttcttattttaattatttttttgcttatattaatgacgtgaactaaaaatgaggaaaaaaagttttatagaaataaagtacacagaaaatatgaaaatagttcatatgTTCGATAAATGGGTGTAGGTTGTTGAAACTGGGTTCATAAGTTTCTCAAAAGagtaaattttgcttaaattgtaTCTGTCTAgaacttcatatagcgctagtcattttaacaatttttaattccaaaatttcctttaaaaatatgaaattttattaaacaggaAAAAAGTTAAAGGGCGAAGATACAAACCactataaatattttggaaattttcagttttgttgtgaatttaagacttttttgcaacaaattaaatgtattttgcctcattacacattttttaaacgaaaataataattttggacaaaaagttATTTATAGTAATATAATAGCACATCAAACAATTATGGAAAGATGGATTTtacattcattaattttttttgggcttTTCAAATGGGAGTTAAAATGAGAAATCAGTCAATGTAGTTGTTTTAACAGACGTCCGTTGgtaaacaccaaaacttttcacatcacaaattattattttatagaaaaagagttataaaaattgcgCAAACAAATATTGGGTACTACATATTTCAACAATTTGACATTTAAGATGCTGATGTCATTGTTGCGCAAGTCCTTCATGGCTTGGTTATCCAatacaaaaaaatgataaaacggCCCTAGACGTCCGCAAATATCTCAACGGGAtgactgagcagtacaatattcacctaatatgggtatcTAGCCACAAAAACATACCAGGGAACTGCAAAGCGGATGAGTTACCAAGACTagaaactaccttacatattctagGGGAAatcgaatctgttggtatgtctctggcgTGAAAATGCTGTTATAAAAGCGAATATCCCTTGAGAGAACTGCGAGAGAACTCTGTTCTCTGAACAGATTGGATGTAGTAATGAAAAAACCACATTTGGAAGTCAATGGTAGTTgcgtcaatttttttacaagcATTTTTTCGTCACTTCTACCTGCTTGGTAATAATTGGAATCGATTTTCGTTGGTGATGCAAGACAAATAGTTGTAGCAACAAATGTCTCTCCTTTCAAAATTGTTCTCAAAAGCGACCAGGAACAAATATGCTAATGAGGAACCGATATTAGCAGTGGATGCAAAACGGTAAACAGGTATATTGGGcatcaaatttcaaagattggtTGAAAATATTCCTGAGCTTTTGAGAAGTCATGGCAAGATATACATAGAAGATGGgccaaatttatagaaaatattgctggAGAAAAGATTTCGGCTACGTTCTGGTTATTCCATCCAATTAGTGAATGGAATCTACTAGGatccaaatttagtttttttatgtatAATCTTGGGCTTGGGCAACGAAACTCTTCCTGCATCTGAGAACGACGGCATTGCATGGAACACACATACATCATAATCGAAATTCgcaataggtacctattacagTTACACTGAAAGCAAAATGTATtcctattaataaaattatatcgGTTAATTATATTGACTATAAAGGAATAtctttgtgttcatttataattttgattatttcaggaaaagtaatcgcgaaaataaagtgatttttaactcgaaaaccgaacaaagtacccatcttaaattttgaattctactgttgatGGTAATGACTGTTTTTtgtgtacactcatagaaaaaagcaaACGCtgcctgctgttttagcagtttttttgctaaaacagcaaacaaCCTGTTATTTTGGAACAGCTGACATTCTGCAGAAAAGTCAGtagtttgttgaaattttctgctgatccGAATAACATTATAAATTCACTCCGATCAAACGGGCAATAGTAAAATACTACACATTATATAACTACATTACATTAAACGTTAAAAACAAACtactactacaaaaaaaaaaaaacaattagtatTTTTTGATTATGCAAAAACATTTGTGAGCAAGCCACGAATCGCGAATACTAAGGGAACAGAGCAGCtatgtttccattaaaataaaaaaatctctgCCAATTTCCAAATGATTTGGTTTTCGTCTTATTACAGCCTGTTTCAGTatgtcgatcgactgaaatggaaaaaaacagctgaatttataaccaaaaatcagctgtttttatgCATTTTGGTCGATCgatagctcgttcgacatacagaaacaggctgttatgcgctttacagactatcagttattccggacggaatgtcggtgtttgtaaagaatcttacagtgtgttccTTTCATAGCATGTTTATTGAGTGTtattagctccgttcgagaacgCAATAACTTTTGAtaattatgacaattttttactaGAAAAGCCGACAAAAGAGAGCGTGGGACTACAATTTACAGTTATCAGATTgataaattgcaagtttttgctagagtgTTTGATAACAACAAAACACAAGTAAAATGTACATGTTCCGCAATTATACTGGAAGCTAAAAAAACTCAcggaaataccgtgactcacgaaaaatatcgtgactcacgaaaaatgtcgtgactagggaacaattttttgagtaatttaccttagcgacgtgtctgaaaacatgagcattattaaaatcgagagcgttattacactcttaacatcccaggtgtcactaaaattgtaaatgaatttaactcttaagcgttttatgttcgtGAGTGGGATTatattcgtgagcgtaaatctttactcacgcacactcacgaagataatattttcgtgactcacgctcacgcatgacattttggtttgttaatcacactcacgccgttgccatgagcgtgagtcacgacaatttcgtgtcacgtgcacacctctaattccttgtctttgagctaaacatggaaccggacagcactcagggacaagagagaagttcaacactgcAGTATcctaatggactaaatagtcgaaGTGAGCATACAGCTAACCGAGCTACCCGAATTTATCACAATTGGCAAAGCTCACCTTAAATGTGAGTCTTAAAACTAGGATAACATTACAAAGTTGCTATTTTAGCGAAATAATGCCAACTAAATACGGCCTTAAGAGAATAATGTATGCTTTTAGTTTgtatcaatttgatttttttgctaAAAGCACCTATTTTATTGGCCAACTTTGATGACATCGTTCAATACAattcctataaataaaaatagtaaatgtaaattttagtgCAAACTAGTGTAATTACTACTTTACACTACAGATTCTCTTAACATTGTTATGTTTCATAAGGCTAAGAAAGgaaaacaaactaaaataaatcCTGGACAACACTCTAACTCAATTTCTAATAGTTCgatgaaattcaatttatttcacacatttaataaatgtttaaattataGTATTAATTGATTTACGGGTTTCATTTCAACATAtcgttaaaaaaacgaaaaattttgttgctgggacAACTAACATTTGTAGTTGTTATAGCAGTAAAAATTTTCGCTATTTTTTTAACTAACGCAGTTTGGTACTTCAGCAGCgatgtttgtcaaaaagttttagCAAACACGTTTGCTAATTCGGCAgcatttgtttgctattttaaggtaagtactatgttcgcttttcgagttgaaattttcgcggttactttattaaaacagttcaatataaagcagataaattaactcaattgatgcgcagtttcttgttcctctaaattTCGGCAAGACACTATGGGAATATgtgtgttttcatttataattttaattgtttcaggaaaagtaatcgcgaaaataaagtgattttcaactcgaaaaccgaacatagtactcgttcggtttttttgtagattacgatattttctctacattttctcaaattgaattgaaagtGCTATGAAGCGAATtgaataaatacataaatacatTGGTTTATTAAATACCATCAAGACTGATGTACTAAGCAAAACTGGGTACAAGGAACCATATATTCACTACTTTAACAACACTGGTAATCTACCCTTTGAAAGAGAAACCCGAAAtccgatttttatttttgtaaacaatCACTGTAGGTAAACTTCCAAACTATTATTGGTACGAAACAAACAATTATCtggtttttgcaaatttataaaaaaaaattgttatcaaaataaataatgttgggaattttgattacttttgactactcgttactactctatacttttgaattgagtactcgttactactcgttactttgataaaaaaaatcaaaaaaccacgttttatgtatttttttaataatattttcttgtttgcAAACATTTAAGAGGAAGTATTCatcatataatatatatttggtgctttttgaatTTCGGGAGTTGACATCACTGACAAACGGCGTAACAACTTTGAAAGgcgtcaatttttgtttgaccgCCTTTGCtaaatccaaaatttttatttgtttactttCATGTATAATTAGAAACAAGGCAATAAGAGGAGCGAAAAAGCATTCAATAGAGGTTCAAAGGAATTTGCACTAGAATTAAAGCATAGGTAATGTAATTAAAGCATTGGAAATGTTGTCATCTGGGAGGTGACAACATTTCGACAGAcggcaaaaatgttgtcatctgGGAGGTGACATTTCGACCGACGGCAAATGTCATCTGGGACATTCTATCGTGAACGCATTTTGCCATCGCTCATATTTCTCACCTACATTCACTCACATTaaaccgtagccaggattttaattatataatctcatgtgtagataattttatttatgcataggtatgtatacttcACTTCAccacattttcatagcttccgggatgccgccgtccaagcaagaagagcagcgtatcaaaattttgctcgcgcatcgcgaaaatccgagctactcgcacgcaaagttgccaaatcaaccgttacaaatgtaattaaagtgtttggggaacgtttgttgacaggcaggaagtctggatcggggggaaatcgaaaaccggaagccgctgagacgacaaagagagttgccggtagtttcaagcgaaccgCAAATAAGCtaagtgtatcgtctacaaccgtgcatcgagccaaaaaacgagccggactatcgacttacaagaaggtagtgactccaaatggcgaaacgcgatcccggaggctgtacacgacgatgctgacgaagtgtgactgcgtggtaatggacgacgaaacctacgtcaaagccgactacaagcagcttccgggacaggagttttatacagcaaaaggaaggggaaaggtagcagatattttcaagcacataaaactgtcaaagttcgcaaagaaatctggtttggcaagccatatgaacctgtggcttgaaaagcagcattttcatagcttccgggactgtcaacctagaaatttacgtgaaagagtgtttgaataaacgtctgctgcctttcctgaagaaacacggttgttccgtactgttttggccggatttggcatcttgccattacggtaaaaaggccatggagtggtacgccgccaacaacgtgcaggtggttgccaaggacaagaatcctcccaacacgccagagctccgcccaattgagaaatactgggctattgtcaagcggaacctaaagaagaccaaaaaaactgctaaggacgagcagcagttcaaggcaaactggctttctgcggcgaaaaaggtggacaaggtggctgtacaaaatctgatggcaggtgtcaagcgtgaggcccggcaattcggatttggaaaagcgaaagcctaaataaacgatttcacgcgTTTTCTAAAAACGTTTGAACTAAAaacgagaaaaaattatacacaaatgaaacatcaaaatttcctaaattcgtacttctcacagaataaattaaatttttaaattaaaattcactCATCTTGAActgcgtatgtcactaaagacattcttgcaattttgaactacaaTTTTCTCCTTCAAACtcctttgtcgaaaaatatttccttatttttttgatatcgacgtgatgtcagcgtttgtaatactgtttggttaaacatttcttaaatttcttaaaatttctaaaattaaccaaaatgttgCTTCCTGGTAGGTTCACTGTTCACTGATGAGTTCACTGTTTTAACATTTCCgaagatttcaaaatttctctaaatggtttcttaGTTAAGAACTCTGCGAACATGAAATAGTGTCACAATAAcctattcatttatttattaaatataagaataatagagaaTAATCTAGCATTAGCTACTAAGGCTATCAGCTAAAAACCTAATCTAGGACTATCCGTATTATATCCGTCcgatggtcctagatttaaagaaaacgcaattctttttatttttttttattttgcagcaataactgtattttttattttgcagcAATAACTTTGTATTGATTTTATACTTTATACAATCAATCTTTAAAcacaatttataatttaaattatatttataatttaaatttgtagttGACGGTATATGACCTTGGGCCAgtcctttttgttttttgtctcgCCCTAAGAGGAGCACTAGAAAGTAGAgtaatacaaattaaaataaaaaattaaaggtTGAAACGAAAATGGACAACATCAAAAGTATTATACTCATTAGCGGAAAAAGAAAATGTGGAAAAGATTACATTTCAGAGAAATTGCAAAAGAGGTAATCCATTAATATATGGTTTGAAATGtgtaaaataatacaaatttagTTATTTTAAGGCTAGGGTCCATATCCCAAATCGTTAGAATTTCAGAACCAATTAAATCTGAATGGGCACAAAAAATGCAACTGAATTTAAATGAATTGCTTAGTGATGGGCCTTACAAGGAAAAATATAGAAAAGATATGATAATCTGGAGCGACACGGTACGTCATCAAGATTAtgggtatttctgtagaacggcTATGGACAAAGGTAAATCAATATTATGTTTTACTTCAATTGTACAATACACCTGTGTATGTCCTTTTTTTCGTTCAACAGCAAATGCGGAGATTGTCATTGTTAGTGACGTCAGAAGGAAAAACGATGTAAGGTATTTCAAGGAAGTATACGGCAACAAAGTATTTTGTATTCGTCTCACATGTCCAGAAGAAATTAGATCACAAAGGGGCTTTACGTTTACGCCGGGAGTTGACGACATAGAGTCCGAGTGTGGCTTGGATGACTACCACGAATGGGACCTTATCTTTCAAAACGATAGTAAAGTGGATGCGGATCATATAACTGCAACTAtcatagacaaaatttcttataaatgatatgtcaatatttttaatatattcgtaGCATTAAtacaagatttaaaattttataaattatagtaCTAGTTATTATTAGACGATATAAAACTTTGGTttagtttaaaaatatatttttaggaaTAAGCTATGTTCTCAAATCTAATCAAAATATGGGTAAAGGATAGCATCTACTTTaccgttttttgtttatttcagccAAGCTAAAATATGGTTTAGAGTAATCAAAATTGTGTACAACTATTTTTCATCAGACTTTTGTTTAGATGATTTAACAATGTATTTAGCCGACCTTGTGGGCTTCGCACTACGAAATTGTGGAATAATTAAATGTTAACTATGGCGAGACACATTACCTGTGAAGCTACTTATAGAAGTGTATAAACACTCAGAAATTGCACCAGCATTGTCCCTGCTAGAAAAGTAATTGGCGTGGTCATGCTAACAATTGCGCCTACGCAGAAATCTAACAACTTTTTGATATAATAAATTGGTTAAATATGATTCTTTGGGGAGGATTCCGCATTGTTAATAAGTTGCTTTTGTATTCAGAAAACTACGATAGATCACAATTCAATGCCATACTTGAATTTAACTACaaagattttatatttataactaACAGTCAAAGCCTTGTGCAGTATCAGGGAAATGTTAACCGAAACGTATAGTCTTTACACGGAATTCAAAATCGACTATTGTGCTATTGGGGTTTCAGCGATGATTTTACGATACTGTGGAAACTGGCGACATTTCCGAGTATTCAAAGCTTCTCTCATAGGTTTCATACATagcgtagggagccaccgtggtgcaatggttagcatgcccgccttacatacacaaggtcttgggttcggttcctacttcgaccgaacaccacaaagtttggattatcccacttcagtaatgctggtgacatttctgagtgtttcaaagtggtttcactgcaacgtggagcgccgtttggactcggctataaaaaggagtacccttgtcattgagcttaacatggaatcgggctgccGTAAAAAGGAGGACAACACTCATAGGTAAGTTAATTTCTCCTTTTGTGGTATCAAagtttacttgttttattcCGTATCATTTTAATGCTTTTCTCGATGTTTATGaaataaatctttaaatttagcgaaaattctttctatgaaataaatggTATAGagaagaattttataaatattaaaacataatCTAGAAGGTAAATTAATTCTGTTAGCCTTTTTGTATATGAATAAAAGACTATGCTTTTTATTGCTAAaaacttattatttattttgtagaacTTTTATGTCTGCTTAGATGCTTCTAGAACAAAAATGAATGATGAAATTCAATTACTGAAGTATGTGTGCGCGCTCTGACAATAGAGCTGCCAGATtgtaataaatattatataagaTGTTTATGTAAGATGTAGGGTTACCCCCAACATCTCCcctttttaagttgaaatgggtgaTCTGGAAATAGGATCTACAGGTTGTCTTCGTGTGGTGATACGCTTAGGAAACCAATGAGGAGAACCTATAGGTGTTTCATAATTATCATCGCTTGATGGAGGTGTGATGTTGAAATCCTCGAGTAGAAAATCCAATGGCAATTTTGTGTTTGACTCAGTTCGTGTTTCATGATCTGGAACTCTGGGTCTGAGTTGATCCGTATGTGCTCTTACAAGAATCTTCTTCTCGCCTACATCTATGATGGTGTTGTAGATAACGTTGCCCACCTTTTCGATGATCTCACCATGAACCCA contains these protein-coding regions:
- the Pmvk gene encoding phosphomevalonate kinase, with product MDNIKSIILISGKRKCGKDYISEKLQKRLGSISQIVRISEPIKSEWAQKMQLNLNELLSDGPYKEKYRKDMIIWSDTVRHQDYGYFCRTAMDKANAEIVIVSDVRRKNDVRYFKEVYGNKVFCIRLTCPEEIRSQRGFTFTPGVDDIESECGLDDYHEWDLIFQNDSKVDADHITATIIDKISYK